The genomic DNA CACCACGCCATGCAGGCGACCCTCGCGCAGGATCAGGTCCACCACCTTCGTCTGGAAGCGCACCTCGCCGCCTCCTTCCAGGATGGATGCCCGCATCGCCTTCACCACGTTCGGCAGCAGGTTGGAGCCGATGTGCGGGTGCGCGTCCGTCAGGATCCGCTCGGGCGCACCATGCGCCACCAGGATCTCGTACACCCGTGCCACCGGGCCGCGCTTCGTCGCCCGCGTGTAGAGCTTGCCGTCGGAGTAGGTCCCCGCACCCCCTTCACCGAAGCAATAGTTGGAGTCCTCGATCACCGTGCCCTGCCGCAGGATCGGAGCCAGGTCGAAGCGCCGCGCGGAGGCATCCTTGCCCCGCTCCAGCACGATCGGCTTCATCCCCAGCTCCAGGCAGCGTAGCGCTGCAAACATCCCGGCCGGCCCGCAGCCCACGATCACGATCGTCTTTGCATTCGCCGGCAGGGGAGGAGTGGACCATGCCGGCGCGGGCTCATCCGGCAGCGGCTCGTCCACCGCCACCTCCAGCCGCACCTGCACCTTCACCGCCCGCTGCCGCGCATCCAGGGAGTGCTTCAGCAGCCTCACTCCCGTCACACGGGTCGGCGGTAGCCCCAGCTTCTTCGCGGCGGCAGCTTTCCACGCGGCTTCGTCCTCGGAGGCTTCGAGGGGCAGGATGAGGTCGACCGTCTCGATCATCGGAGCCGCGTCATCGCAGGCCTGCGGGCGGAGGGCAAGCTCCGGCACATGCGGGGTTGCCCATCTCCGCTTCCCCTGTAGCGTCCCGCACCTGCCAATCCCATGCCAGACCTACCCATTCTCTACATCAAGCCCGGCTGCCCTTGGTGCGAAGACGTCGTCGATTTCCTCAAAAAGAAGAAGGTCGCCGTGAAACACGTCGTCGTCTCCGGCAACCGCGAAGCCATGCAGGAAATGATCGATCTCTCCGGCCAATCCAAGGCTCCCACCATGGACTGGCATGGCGAAGTCCTCGCCGACTTCGGGGTCGAGGAACTCGTCCCCTTCCTCGAAGAGCGGAACGTCATCTAATCACGCCAAGCTACCTCCTTCTTCCCGCGGCGTAGCCGCCTTGGACTGCGTGCAGCCTGCTGCCGCTTTCCGCAGGCAGCCTGCTGCCGTGAAGCAGTGGGCACGGCCACGGGCAATCCCCGCGAGCGCACCGAACCATGACGCAATCCTAGGTAACCTCCAAGAAAAGACCGGTGCCCGATAGGGGCACAAGGAGCCCGCCCTCCGCCAATCAATCCCCGCACCTCAACAAACCCGCGCCGGCCCGCCATCCCTCCGGCCACACTTCATTCGTCATTCGAAAATTCGACATTCGTCATTCGTCATTCGTCATTCCACCTCACTCTCCCCGCTTCCTCCACCTCCCGAACCTCCGCACCGCCAGCGCGATTCCGGTCCACACCAGCATCACCGCCGCGATTGCCGAAAGCGCCGCCAGCACCTGCCCCGGCCATCCGCCTGCCTCGCCCGTGTGCACCCATCGTGCCCACTGCCGCGCACGCTTCCCGCTGCTCATGCTCTCGAAGGTCTCCAGCTTCACCACCGAATTGCTCGTCAGATCCACCGTCAGCGTTTGCTTCAGATCCGGCCGTCCCCGGTGACTGTCGGACACCACGAACACCGCATTCTTCCCCGCCGGATACTGGAACTGGATCGATTCCCACTCCTTGCTCAGCCCCACCGCTTGGGCATAGGCCGCATCCCACCCGCTCATCGTCTCCGTCCATCCCGCCTGCGGCGGTGGCGGCGGCTTCGGGCCTTGGGGTGGGGGCGTGTCACCCATGGCGCGGAATAGCAGCGCGTTCGCCCAAGGGTAGGCGATCACCAGACCCGTCCCGCAGATCACCAGCAGCGGCAGCGCGAACCAGATTCCGAAAACATTGTGCCAGTTCCACTCCCGCGCCCGGCCTTTCATCTGCCCTTGGAAAGTCAGGATCGGCTTCAGTGCCCGGCCGCTCCAGTGTTTCGGGATCCAGATCACCAGCCCGCTTAGGATCAAGAAAAAGAACACCAGCGCCGCCGCCGAATTGATGCTCTGCCCCAAGTCCTTCGCCGACCCTTGGAATGCCAGCCAGCGGTGCATCGAAGTGACGAACTGGAAGAACCCCCGCATTCCCTTCGCACCCTCGCCCAGCACCTTCCCATCGTAGGGGTTCAGGTAGAGCGTCTTCTCCTTCCCATACATCACCGCCGTCGGCAGTTCGGGATCGGATTCGATCACGATCGCCGTCGGGGCCTTCGCCGGTTCCGCCA from Luteolibacter rhizosphaerae includes the following:
- a CDS encoding glutaredoxin family protein, yielding MPDLPILYIKPGCPWCEDVVDFLKKKKVAVKHVVVSGNREAMQEMIDLSGQSKAPTMDWHGEVLADFGVEELVPFLEERNVI
- a CDS encoding PepSY-associated TM helix domain-containing protein, with amino-acid sequence MFRRIRSVFFWLHLAGGVVAGVLIFLIALTGVIISFERQMTTAANGFALAMPAEGRKLGVEETLTVLRVAEPAKAPTAIVIESDPELPTAVMYGKEKTLYLNPYDGKVLGEGAKGMRGFFQFVTSMHRWLAFQGSAKDLGQSINSAAALVFFFLILSGLVIWIPKHWSGRALKPILTFQGQMKGRAREWNWHNVFGIWFALPLLVICGTGLVIAYPWANALLFRAMGDTPPPQGPKPPPPPQAGWTETMSGWDAAYAQAVGLSKEWESIQFQYPAGKNAVFVVSDSHRGRPDLKQTLTVDLTSNSVVKLETFESMSSGKRARQWARWVHTGEAGGWPGQVLAALSAIAAVMLVWTGIALAVRRFGRWRKRGE